From one Streptomyces sp. R41 genomic stretch:
- a CDS encoding GAF and ANTAR domain-containing protein, which translates to MSHEHGEVWEEFAVALADMARDLLAQDSVQDTLDRIVDHATVLINGCDDAGILTVRRGEVRALAATSEVVRRADRIQQDLGEGPCFEAVADRQQIYAIEDLGRPNERWSRFAPELRKLGMGSMMGILLFTEDDELGALNLYSRRPHTFDEAARRAGWILASHAAVAFSAARTHQQLGHALETRHEIGEAMGILMERYGLTEDTAFKLLKKASQDHNIKLRAIARQICETGEKPG; encoded by the coding sequence ATGTCGCACGAGCACGGCGAGGTCTGGGAGGAATTCGCTGTCGCCCTGGCGGACATGGCGCGGGATCTGCTCGCCCAGGACTCGGTCCAGGACACGTTGGACCGCATCGTGGATCATGCGACGGTTCTGATCAACGGATGCGACGACGCCGGCATTCTCACCGTGCGGCGGGGTGAGGTGCGGGCTCTGGCGGCCACGAGCGAGGTGGTGCGCCGCGCGGACCGGATCCAGCAGGATCTGGGCGAAGGCCCGTGCTTCGAAGCCGTGGCTGACCGTCAGCAGATCTACGCCATCGAGGACTTGGGCCGGCCGAATGAGCGCTGGTCCCGCTTCGCCCCCGAGCTGAGGAAGCTGGGGATGGGGAGCATGATGGGCATCCTCCTCTTCACCGAGGACGACGAGCTCGGCGCGCTCAATCTGTACTCCCGGCGGCCGCACACCTTCGACGAGGCCGCTCGGCGGGCCGGCTGGATCCTCGCCTCTCACGCGGCCGTGGCCTTCTCCGCGGCCCGTACACATCAGCAGCTCGGCCACGCCCTGGAGACCCGTCACGAGATCGGCGAGGCCATGGGCATCCTCATGGAGCGCTACGGGTTGACGGAGGACACGGCCTTCAAGCTGCTCAAGAAGGCATCGCAGGACCACAACATCAAACTGCGCGCGATCGCCCGCCAGATCTGCGAGACCGGAGAGAAGCCCGGCTGA
- a CDS encoding LuxR C-terminal-related transcriptional regulator, translated as MTGLQDNGPESTTPSADPQGDPFLRTRFAVPKRPVTFLRRERLVKHLDQALLTPLTMVNGAAGAGKTLLVADWAAGRDRPVAWLTTEASEQGCGMFWAYLLQALRASGVPLPAEVGFPADASRVDHTLLARLAADLSARDRPLIVVLDEYDRVTDQEIAEQLEFVLHHAGRGMRLILVTRTEPLLPLHRYRAAGDMTEIRNAELAFTPEEAAALLELHGLCLPVHAAGALVERTRGWAAGLRLCALAAQEMPDPETYLKEFEADRTTVADFLLAEVLKRQTPETQDLLLRVSVLERFCPELANALTERTDAGAILAGLHRENAFVEHLGHAWYRLHPLFGEILHAHLQVRSPGLEPELHRRAAAWLRRSGSLAETLGHGAAAGDWEFTAGALVDDLAIGQLFTGLRCDDLAGLFSRMGPEATSTATDLVRAARELSRGDLDRGLGHLRHAEQSLAEEQTSAGADSSGLAAARLSCALLEALAARLTGSPARAEIAAEAAERLQEELPTHLLDEHPELSALLLTHLGSTRLWAGRFEDARTALTTAASCSKGASTALPREESLGHLALIDYLNGWLGRAERKALAAMTETERFGLPQTSGSGIELLVLAAVAVDRNELGQAQALLDTAADSHRAMRDPVMEAGRAIATARLLLARGDTHAALEAAEPAVAADVVSPWAEGQTALVAAAAHLAEGRPETAAELLQAVPDDQPACVVGAARAQLAAGRPVEAIDLLDRVRPEGRTGPAVTVRASLVRAQAADGAGDSATSRRLVAQALHEARRERLRRPFLEAGPWIRPLLGMVPLRELAAGWLTPGTPSHGGLPRPGDQPPAPVVEELSGRERDVLERLAQMMSTEEIAADLYVSVNTVKTHLKSVYRKLAVNRRHDAVRRARELRLLSPRS; from the coding sequence ATGACTGGGCTCCAGGACAACGGTCCGGAATCGACCACGCCGAGTGCTGATCCCCAGGGAGACCCGTTTCTGCGCACGCGGTTCGCCGTGCCGAAGCGCCCCGTGACGTTCCTGCGGCGGGAGCGGTTGGTCAAGCACCTCGACCAGGCTCTGCTGACCCCGTTGACCATGGTCAACGGAGCCGCGGGTGCGGGCAAGACCCTGCTGGTCGCCGACTGGGCCGCGGGGCGGGACCGGCCCGTCGCCTGGCTCACCACCGAGGCCTCGGAGCAGGGGTGCGGAATGTTCTGGGCGTATCTGCTCCAGGCTCTGCGCGCCTCCGGTGTGCCGCTGCCCGCCGAGGTCGGCTTCCCCGCGGACGCGAGCCGCGTGGACCACACGCTGCTGGCACGGCTCGCCGCCGATCTGAGCGCTCGGGACCGGCCCCTGATCGTGGTGCTCGACGAATACGACCGGGTGACCGACCAGGAGATCGCGGAGCAGCTGGAGTTCGTCCTGCACCACGCGGGACGGGGCATGCGCCTGATCCTCGTCACCCGCACGGAACCGCTGCTGCCGCTGCACCGTTACCGGGCGGCGGGCGACATGACGGAGATCAGGAACGCGGAGCTGGCCTTCACCCCCGAGGAAGCGGCCGCGCTGCTGGAGTTGCACGGGCTGTGCCTTCCGGTGCACGCCGCGGGCGCGCTCGTGGAGCGCACCCGGGGATGGGCCGCCGGACTACGGCTGTGCGCCCTGGCAGCACAGGAGATGCCGGACCCGGAGACGTATCTGAAGGAGTTCGAGGCCGACCGCACCACGGTCGCCGACTTCCTGCTGGCGGAGGTCCTCAAGCGGCAGACCCCCGAGACGCAGGATCTGCTGCTGCGGGTCAGCGTTCTCGAGCGTTTCTGTCCAGAGCTGGCGAACGCGCTGACGGAGCGGACCGACGCCGGGGCCATCCTGGCCGGGTTGCACCGCGAGAACGCGTTCGTCGAGCACCTCGGGCACGCCTGGTACCGCCTCCACCCGCTGTTCGGGGAGATCCTCCATGCCCATCTGCAGGTGCGCTCTCCCGGCCTTGAGCCCGAACTCCACCGGCGGGCCGCGGCATGGCTGCGGCGCTCCGGATCCCTCGCGGAGACGCTGGGGCACGGTGCGGCCGCCGGCGACTGGGAGTTCACCGCCGGTGCCCTCGTGGACGACCTCGCCATCGGTCAGCTCTTCACCGGCCTGCGCTGCGACGACCTGGCGGGTCTGTTCTCACGGATGGGGCCCGAGGCCACGAGCACCGCCACGGACCTCGTCCGCGCGGCCCGTGAGCTGTCCCGAGGCGACCTCGACCGCGGCCTGGGCCACCTGCGGCACGCCGAGCAGAGCCTGGCCGAGGAGCAGACGTCGGCGGGGGCCGACTCGTCCGGCCTGGCGGCGGCCCGCCTCAGCTGTGCCCTGCTGGAAGCCCTGGCGGCCCGGCTGACCGGTTCGCCCGCAAGAGCGGAGATCGCCGCGGAGGCGGCCGAGAGACTCCAGGAGGAGCTGCCCACCCACCTGCTGGACGAGCATCCCGAACTCAGCGCCCTCCTGCTGACCCACCTTGGCTCGACGCGGCTGTGGGCCGGGCGATTCGAGGACGCACGTACCGCCCTGACCACAGCGGCCAGCTGCTCCAAGGGAGCGTCGACGGCGCTCCCGCGCGAGGAGTCCCTGGGCCACCTGGCCCTGATCGACTACTTGAACGGCTGGCTCGGCAGGGCGGAGCGCAAGGCCCTGGCGGCGATGACGGAGACGGAGCGGTTCGGCCTGCCTCAGACGTCCGGCTCCGGCATCGAGCTGCTGGTCCTGGCCGCCGTGGCCGTCGACCGCAACGAACTGGGGCAGGCCCAGGCCCTCCTCGACACGGCGGCCGACTCGCACCGCGCGATGCGGGACCCCGTGATGGAAGCGGGGCGGGCCATCGCCACCGCGCGTCTGCTTTTGGCCCGCGGCGACACGCACGCCGCGCTAGAAGCGGCGGAACCGGCCGTCGCCGCCGACGTGGTCTCCCCCTGGGCGGAGGGGCAAACGGCGCTGGTGGCCGCCGCCGCGCACCTGGCCGAAGGCCGGCCGGAGACGGCAGCGGAGCTGCTGCAGGCGGTGCCCGACGACCAGCCGGCGTGTGTCGTGGGGGCAGCACGGGCCCAGCTCGCCGCGGGCAGGCCCGTCGAGGCGATCGACCTGCTCGACAGAGTGCGTCCCGAGGGCCGCACCGGCCCCGCGGTGACCGTCCGGGCCTCGCTGGTGAGGGCGCAGGCCGCGGACGGGGCGGGGGACTCCGCCACCTCGCGCAGGCTCGTCGCCCAGGCTCTCCATGAGGCACGGCGCGAGCGGCTGCGGCGCCCCTTCCTCGAAGCCGGACCGTGGATCCGGCCTCTGCTGGGCATGGTGCCCCTGCGAGAGCTGGCCGCGGGCTGGCTCACACCGGGAACGCCGTCACACGGTGGGCTGCCTCGGCCCGGCGACCAGCCACCGGCGCCCGTCGTGGAGGAGCTGAGCGGACGCGAGCGCGATGTGCTGGAGCGACTGGCTCAGATGATGTCGACGGAAGAGATCGCCGCCGATCTGTATGTGTCGGTGAACACGGTCAAGACGCACCTCAAGAGCGTGTACCGAAAGCTGGCGGTGAACCGGCGCCACGACGCGGTGCGGCGCGCGCGCGAGCTGCGGCTGCTGTCACCGCGATCGTGA
- a CDS encoding MFS transporter, which translates to MTHWRALIVLGTAQFLMVLDTSVMNVSISQLVEDFDTEVTAIQAVITLYALVMAAFMIIGGRFGDIFGRRRLFLLGLVVYGTGSALTAAAPTLWVLTLGWSVIEGLGAAMVLPAMAALVAESYRGPDRAVAYGVIGGLAGAGIAVGPLLGGWVTTYLTWRLVFAGEVVVVIAVLCFHRVITESPRTGPRPRLDGVGAALSAAGLALGVLGVLQSSSWGWVQPRNPPFTVLGFAPTLFVVGAGVAVLALFVHWERRREARGAEPLVHLPLLHKPALRSGLMSLLSQNLILLGLFFTIPLYLQVVQGFDAFQTGLRLLPVSVTMLAASMIAARLGRVAGPRRVVRLALATLAAAIVWLLATIDPVIDDAQFAGAMALLGVGMGLLASQLGNVVQSSVGEEERSEVGGLQFTAQNLGSALGTALIGSILIGALAHAFTTQVEDHPRLSEETRQQTGVALEAGITFVPTEQVRSAAEQAGLPPSEADALTDSYASAQLDGLKAAILATGGITLAGFLVTPHLPTRASGPKQPGASADAIGSRR; encoded by the coding sequence GTGACGCACTGGCGGGCGCTTATCGTGCTGGGCACCGCCCAGTTCCTGATGGTCCTCGACACATCCGTCATGAACGTGTCCATCAGCCAACTGGTCGAGGACTTCGACACCGAGGTCACCGCCATCCAGGCCGTCATCACGCTGTACGCGCTGGTCATGGCGGCGTTCATGATCATCGGTGGCAGGTTCGGAGACATCTTCGGACGACGTCGTCTCTTTCTCCTCGGCCTCGTCGTCTACGGCACCGGGTCGGCCCTGACCGCCGCGGCTCCCACCCTGTGGGTCCTCACGCTGGGCTGGTCGGTCATCGAAGGACTCGGTGCCGCGATGGTGCTGCCGGCCATGGCGGCCCTCGTGGCCGAGTCCTACCGCGGACCGGACCGGGCCGTCGCCTACGGCGTCATCGGCGGACTCGCCGGGGCCGGAATCGCGGTCGGCCCGCTGCTGGGCGGCTGGGTGACGACGTACCTCACCTGGCGGCTGGTGTTCGCCGGTGAGGTCGTGGTCGTCATCGCCGTGCTGTGCTTCCACCGGGTGATCACGGAATCCCCCCGGACCGGTCCGCGCCCCCGGCTGGACGGAGTCGGCGCCGCGCTATCGGCGGCCGGGCTGGCCCTGGGCGTGCTCGGCGTGCTGCAGAGCAGCTCCTGGGGATGGGTGCAGCCCCGCAACCCGCCCTTCACCGTCCTGGGCTTCGCGCCGACGCTGTTCGTCGTCGGCGCCGGGGTGGCCGTGCTGGCCCTCTTCGTGCACTGGGAGCGGCGGCGGGAGGCCCGCGGTGCCGAGCCCCTGGTGCATCTGCCCCTGCTGCACAAGCCGGCGCTGCGATCCGGCCTGATGTCACTGCTGAGCCAGAACCTCATCCTGCTGGGACTGTTCTTCACCATCCCGCTGTACTTGCAGGTGGTTCAGGGTTTCGACGCCTTCCAGACGGGGCTGCGGCTGCTCCCGGTGTCCGTCACCATGCTCGCGGCCTCCATGATCGCCGCCCGGCTGGGGCGGGTGGCCGGACCGCGCCGGGTGGTCCGACTGGCGCTGGCGACGCTGGCCGCCGCCATCGTGTGGCTGCTGGCCACCATCGACCCGGTCATCGACGACGCGCAGTTCGCCGGAGCCATGGCCCTGCTCGGTGTGGGCATGGGCCTGCTCGCCTCGCAGCTGGGCAACGTCGTGCAGTCCAGCGTGGGCGAGGAGGAACGCAGCGAGGTCGGCGGGCTGCAGTTCACCGCCCAGAACCTGGGCTCCGCGCTGGGCACCGCGCTCATCGGATCGATACTCATCGGCGCCCTGGCCCACGCCTTCACCACGCAGGTGGAGGACCACCCGAGGCTGTCGGAGGAAACCCGCCAGCAGACCGGTGTCGCCCTCGAAGCCGGGATCACCTTCGTGCCGACCGAGCAGGTGCGCTCGGCGGCCGAACAAGCCGGGCTGCCGCCGTCCGAGGCCGACGCCCTTACAGACTCGTACGCGTCGGCGCAGCTCGACGGCCTGAAGGCGGCAATCCTCGCCACCGGGGGAATCACGCTGGCCGGCTTCCTGGTCACGCCGCATCTGCCGACCCGTGCCAGCGGTCCCAAGCAACCCGGCGCGTCGGCCGACGCGATCGGCTCGCGCCGCTGA
- a CDS encoding diacylglycerol kinase family protein produces the protein MALLALLTSVLVALVAAGLRSVLWALVGIAGLALAAVGVWWTLAHTGVVRVAGVVLSLTAPVTVLALYAAYGMLGPALFSLALWVLAMAAARFAVAPGHIPSAHEREPAEAPHHPWILMNPRSGGGKVGRFHLVDKARAAGARVVLLGTEGQDVTELARQAVAEGADLLAVAGGDGTQALVAEVAARHDLPFLVIPAGTRNHFALDLGLDRDDPTTGLDALADGIELRVDLGFAADRVFVNNASFGTYAAVVGDPAYRDAKVHTTLQALPGLLTGPDAPRLRMRADATRADGLQALLVSNNPYLRAVDSTHPGRRERLDSGLLGVLCVRVENAAQAARMVRGARSAGLLRLTAHEVVVEADTDTVPAGIDGEHVMLPAPVVCRIAPGALRVRVPRDRPGAPPSRPAADWSRVTRLALGPLAPGRRRSPAPA, from the coding sequence CTGGCACTGCTCGCCCTGCTGACCAGCGTGCTGGTGGCGCTCGTCGCAGCCGGTCTGCGGAGCGTGCTCTGGGCGCTGGTCGGCATCGCCGGACTGGCCCTCGCCGCCGTCGGGGTGTGGTGGACTCTGGCCCACACCGGTGTGGTGCGGGTGGCGGGAGTGGTCCTGTCCCTGACCGCACCGGTCACGGTCCTGGCGCTGTACGCCGCCTACGGCATGCTCGGGCCGGCCCTCTTCTCCCTGGCCCTGTGGGTGCTGGCCATGGCGGCGGCGCGGTTCGCCGTGGCGCCGGGACACATCCCTTCGGCACACGAGCGTGAGCCCGCCGAGGCACCCCACCATCCCTGGATCCTGATGAATCCGCGCTCCGGCGGCGGCAAGGTGGGACGTTTCCACCTGGTCGACAAGGCGCGGGCGGCGGGCGCCCGTGTCGTTCTGCTCGGTACCGAAGGGCAGGACGTGACCGAACTCGCCCGGCAGGCCGTGGCCGAGGGAGCCGATCTGCTGGCGGTGGCGGGCGGAGACGGTACCCAGGCCCTGGTGGCCGAGGTGGCGGCGCGGCACGACCTGCCCTTCCTGGTGATTCCCGCCGGCACCCGCAACCACTTCGCCCTCGACCTCGGCCTCGACCGCGACGATCCGACGACGGGTCTGGACGCCCTTGCCGACGGCATCGAACTCCGCGTCGACCTCGGGTTCGCCGCCGACCGGGTGTTCGTCAACAACGCCTCCTTCGGAACCTACGCGGCTGTTGTCGGCGACCCCGCCTACCGCGACGCGAAAGTGCATACGACCCTGCAGGCGCTGCCGGGACTTCTCACCGGCCCCGACGCGCCCAGGCTGCGGATGCGGGCCGACGCGACGCGCGCCGACGGGCTGCAGGCGCTGCTCGTCAGCAACAATCCCTATCTGCGCGCCGTCGACTCGACCCACCCCGGGCGTAGGGAGCGGTTGGACTCCGGACTGCTCGGCGTGCTGTGCGTGCGGGTCGAGAACGCCGCGCAGGCGGCGCGGATGGTGCGCGGCGCCCGTTCCGCGGGCCTCCTGCGGCTCACCGCTCACGAGGTGGTCGTCGAAGCGGACACGGACACCGTCCCGGCCGGCATAGACGGGGAACACGTGATGCTGCCGGCACCTGTGGTGTGCCGGATCGCCCCCGGGGCACTGCGGGTCCGCGTGCCGCGCGACCGCCCGGGAGCACCGCCGAGCCGACCCGCGGCCGACTGGTCGCGCGTCACACGGCTCGCACTGGGCCCCCTGGCTCCGGGCAGAAGGCGATCCCCGGCGCCCGCCTGA
- a CDS encoding potassium channel family protein gives MNDPVAPRTGPARFGRATNRRRPGPGLRARAVPVARAVFVTAALVTAYYLLPLDGGSTGATAALFAFGLLGVVVVFSWEVRAIARSPHPRLKAVEALSATLALYLVLFASAYYLLEHSAPGSFSEPLTRTDALYFTLTTFTTVGFGDITALSQTGRVVTMLQMTGGLLLVGVAARVLAGAIRAGLRRQGRDSPPE, from the coding sequence ATGAACGATCCAGTGGCTCCCCGGACGGGGCCCGCCCGGTTCGGGCGGGCGACGAATCGCCGACGACCCGGCCCGGGACTCCGGGCGAGGGCCGTGCCCGTCGCGCGAGCCGTGTTCGTCACGGCGGCCCTCGTCACCGCGTACTACCTGCTGCCCTTGGACGGAGGCAGCACGGGTGCCACTGCGGCCCTGTTCGCGTTCGGTCTGCTGGGGGTCGTCGTGGTCTTCTCCTGGGAGGTACGGGCCATCGCGCGCTCGCCCCATCCCCGTCTGAAGGCCGTCGAGGCCCTGAGCGCCACGCTGGCGTTGTATCTGGTGCTCTTCGCGAGCGCCTACTACCTGCTGGAGCATTCCGCCCCGGGCTCCTTCAGCGAACCGCTGACCAGGACGGACGCCCTGTACTTCACGCTGACCACGTTCACCACCGTCGGGTTCGGCGACATCACCGCCCTTTCCCAGACGGGGCGGGTGGTGACGATGCTTCAGATGACCGGCGGACTGCTGCTCGTGGGCGTCGCCGCACGGGTGCTCGCAGGTGCGATCCGGGCGGGGCTGCGCCGCCAGGGCCGTGATTCTCCGCCGGAGTAA
- a CDS encoding HdeD family acid-resistance protein translates to MTVSRGPEPRTGPEHMPDGAAEPAGDPADVLAELGRSWTWILGSAVATLVPGILVLVWPDETLHVLAVLIGLYLLVMGAFRFVAAFGRDELGERLPGLLLAVLFVLAGVLCLRNPLQTIAALSLIVGIVWLVSGILTLYGAIAAKDLPHRGFVIGAAVIAVLAGIVVLALPTESARALTRLLGLWLVLLGLVEVAVAFAWRAALRRSGVAGPHGSGETA, encoded by the coding sequence ATGACCGTGTCGCGTGGTCCGGAACCGCGTACCGGACCGGAACACATGCCCGACGGGGCGGCCGAGCCGGCCGGCGACCCCGCGGACGTGCTGGCGGAACTCGGGCGCTCGTGGACGTGGATCCTGGGTTCGGCGGTCGCCACGCTCGTGCCGGGCATCCTGGTACTGGTCTGGCCGGACGAGACCCTGCACGTCCTCGCGGTCCTCATCGGCCTGTACCTGCTCGTGATGGGGGCGTTCCGGTTCGTCGCGGCCTTCGGCCGGGACGAGCTCGGCGAACGGCTGCCCGGGCTGCTCCTCGCGGTGCTGTTCGTCCTGGCCGGGGTGCTGTGTCTGCGGAACCCGTTGCAGACCATCGCCGCGCTCTCGCTGATCGTCGGGATCGTCTGGCTGGTGTCCGGCATCCTCACCCTCTACGGAGCCATCGCTGCCAAGGACCTGCCCCACCGCGGCTTCGTCATCGGTGCCGCGGTGATCGCCGTCCTCGCGGGGATCGTGGTACTGGCCCTGCCCACCGAGTCGGCCCGGGCGCTGACCCGGCTGCTCGGTCTGTGGCTCGTCCTGCTCGGCCTGGTCGAGGTGGCGGTCGCGTTCGCATGGCGCGCCGCACTCCGCAGGTCCGGCGTCGCGGGGCCGCACGGAAGCGGCGAGACGGCCTGA
- a CDS encoding SHOCT domain-containing protein, with translation MSAQMYLAYDYPLLSVFWSMLWFFLWIMWFILLFRVIVDIFRDDKLSGWAKAGWLLFVIVVPFLGVLVYVIARGKNMGQREVAQAREQQAAFESYVRETAKGGEGRSSADELAKLSEIRARGDITDEEFRRAKELVLSGSGPSQRSGAGSSSSSG, from the coding sequence ATGAGCGCGCAGATGTACCTCGCGTACGACTATCCGCTGCTGAGCGTCTTCTGGTCCATGCTGTGGTTCTTCCTGTGGATCATGTGGTTCATCCTGCTCTTCCGGGTCATCGTCGACATCTTCCGGGACGACAAGCTGAGCGGTTGGGCCAAGGCCGGCTGGCTGCTGTTCGTCATCGTCGTGCCCTTCCTGGGCGTCCTGGTCTACGTGATCGCCCGTGGCAAGAACATGGGCCAGCGGGAGGTGGCGCAGGCGCGGGAGCAGCAGGCGGCCTTCGAAAGCTACGTCCGGGAGACCGCAAAGGGCGGCGAGGGCCGCAGTAGCGCCGACGAACTCGCCAAGCTGTCCGAAATCCGCGCCCGCGGCGACATCACGGACGAGGAGTTCCGCAGGGCGAAGGAACTGGTCCTGAGCGGCTCCGGCCCGTCGCAACGCTCGGGCGCCGGCTCCTCCAGCTCCAGTGGCTGA